In Scomber japonicus isolate fScoJap1 chromosome 3, fScoJap1.pri, whole genome shotgun sequence, the genomic window TCATCCATTCATCTTTTGGTGCATTTGTCTTACACTGTATTTTTAATGAAGAGTTTGCACATAAATCACAGAATTAGTGGTGAAGTCAAGTGAAACATCACTTTGTCTCTATTTCTGTATTATAATAGTCTTGGTGTGAATCTACTTATAATCCCTTTATTAATAAAActctttcttgtctttcatACACAATGTCTAACTCATTgtacagattttttaaattgttcattGAATGCAGCTGTTTACTccttcttctgtttgttttttttagtgtgaATCTAACTGAGTGACATCTAAACCTCCAGCAGTTTGTTAATCCTCTGCCTCCACCTTCTGTCTAACACCTTCAACTGCAGGTTTGGTCTGTTGTATAAATACTTTATAAATAATGTATGAATAGATATTAATAGACAACAGCATCAtaccattatttaaaaaaaacagcatagaTAGTAATATAAGTCAAACAATGTACTGGATGGAGGAtgctgaaaaataaattaatgtagACAAGAAGAGGGTTAATTgtcacatatgtgtgtgtgtgtgtgtgtgtgtgtgtgtgtacacatatgCATATTCTGAGTAACATTAACTTCTACTGCTCACTTTTAAAGCAAAGTGTACTGTTCTTTTGTGAATTTCAGTggttaaatgtatatttttggaCTACTTACACATCTGGTCTCTCTGTTTAATTACAGCTGCTGTATTtccttgtatttatttatttaacacaaaaTAGGTTCCACTTCGTCTAAGTTTTCATAGTGAGAAGTATGCAACATGTCATTTCTGCATCAGTAAATCTGTGATTGACATTTTGGTCTATTTAAGAAAGCTGTTAACATGCACTTATCTAAATTACTCACACTTGGTTTGACATAGTCGcacctccttttcttttctgacCTTTGTTGTGTAGCAACTACTGGTCTCTAGAACATGTAACATGTGGCAGAGTATAACCCTCTTTAACTATAACCTCCACAGATGTAAAGCAAAGGAAGCCCCTACTTATGACACATAGGTAGGggcacacacaaatatgcaagAGAAAATAGATGCAGAACAATCAAGCAAGCAagctttattatttacattacaaAATAACAAGAAGAGTTATCTCAAGGTGATATTCAcatagaccaggtctagacAGTACTCTTCAtttaatttaaccctttaataggcaagagtggaaaatgagatgttaattagggcccgagcactgaccagcgcgaagccctattgtatctgtcaagattattagtattagggcccgagcactgaccagtaacggcctttttgcccccctaaacgtgccccaaaagtcaccaaagtaaGCAGgcaagccagacctggcgaaaaatttgatattttatggtttgcataaatgggtgtggcaaaatggctctctagcgccccctgcaaaatcaataaaaaaaactctcaaaTGAAGGCAAAAAAGGTGTGGTACTGATCTGCCTGATGTCTTGTGACCTTTTGTTTGTATTGTCTTCATCTTGTGACATCTTGTGGCATGCAAACACATGTTCTTcttaggttaaaggttaaaggccAGCCATAGATAAAGGGACAGAGACTGTTTTATCCTGATTGACAAATTGTTTAGAAAGTGGAGTTTTTAGAGATAAACAGTATAGTCTTGTTAAAACTGGAGTAGTCAGAGAGACTCAGATTGGCGCCAGAGACTCTTTCAAGATTGGATATTTGACACTGttctcttttgtaataaaatcTTTTAAATGTACAAGTGAGATGTGTCAGCGGtggtttccttcttcttcatcaaGACATCCATTGTTATGTAATAATACAGAAGCCAAAACAGTAAACTTAGAGTAACAATAGTTTGGTTTCACTTTTGAGAGGCTGTTCTGTCATCTATATTTCTATACAGTCAATGGTAGTTATTAGATTTGGAGGTATTTCATTTTCAACTTTGAACAAAGCGAAGCTAGCTGTTAACCTGTGCTCCCAGTCAGTTTTAGTTCTTTatggtttgtttggtttttttagttattgttttattgtttttaatttgtttttaaaaacaataaacacttattttagtatttatttcctgttaattgctttatgttcctgtgttttatctatttatgtacagcactctgtttcagctgtggttgttttaaagtgctatataaataaagttgaagttgaagtcttcatgctaagctaggctaaaatCATCCTGACTACAGCTCATGACTTTATATGATCTCACTCTCAGAAAGAAAACTTATTAGTGTATTTTACAAAATGTTGGCTGGAGAATGTCTTCATCTTTTATGCAGGagtagttttatttatgttatccATCAAATAATATCTTTTCTTTTAGCTGAGAGGTGACAGAGCAGCTTGGTGTGTGCCTGTAATAAAGCTGCAATACTAACAGTTCAAATTACAGAAGTGCTTATTGGCCCTGATAAAAGATAGCGTGTGTTTGGCCTTAGACGCTTTGCATGCATCTGTGTacatgtcgtgtgtgtgtgtgtgtgtgactgttttcAGCAGCTCTGTGACCCGCAGACACTTCCTGTTACTTTGAGGTTAGACATTTGTTGGAAGTAGCGCCTAACTGCTTTCATTGTGCTTATGTCAGCCAGACCGGTGAGtcactcttttttaatttgctttaatttgaCTACTTTTATTGACTGAAACTTCTCTTCAGTACTGAAACTACTTAACTGTTGTGTCTGTTTACTATTTTAACCTTATAACACCTGATGCAGAAAACTGAATACAAAAATATCACATGACACTTTCATGTTAAAGACtgcaaaatgaaacagaaatattgctgcttgtttgtgtgACAGTGGAGCAGCTTTATTGTGAATGATGTGAAGTAACATTTTATTATGCAATGTTGCTTTGAATTTTATATTGTTTGTGACAGAAAGAGGAACTGTGAGAGGAGATAAATGTGATATATGAAGCATTAAGGTTTTTGGTGTAACACTTCATCAACATGATAGTgtgtaaaaaagtaaaaatattgtCAAGCAACATGTCCTAAAGCACAAAATTACAGTTCTAAAGCGTTATAAAGGTTTCAAAAAGTCCTAACACTATAAAAAGATGCTTTAAGAtgtatgaaacatttaaaaataaactgtggTCTTGTCTAAAAACTTATGACTGAAAGTGGAAGTGAAAgaaaatacagtgaaaagtCACACCATTCATACACGGTCACCCATAAAGttctcatgaaatgattgtgacaatatgatttattcttgatagataaagtgtaaATATTCTCAAATTTGTATTGATCAGTCTCATTGCACCTGTCAGtggtgattactgatgtgtataaatagaaaataaaaagaggaacgtgtctgaaaacaaaattattccaactttatgggtgACCGTGTATAACCTCTCAGttggtttgattttatttctttcaaacatgttaaaataattaaataaaatatatagacaGCAAACTTTTCAGTAAACAACACAAATCGTATGCATTATATATTATGACACATTTCTTGATGATACTTTTTTCTCTTCAAATTAATTATTAACTTTGGTCACCTCTGTGCTTTATGATGTAGTTGATATCGCAGGGCCATAAAATTAAACTGTAAAAGTGGATGAAGACAGCTGATCAATCAACCACAGTGTCTCCGTCCTGCTCTAGTTTTCAACATTATATAAACCTCAGTTTATTCTTTTTCTGCTGCCGCTgctctcccttttcttcctccatctgaTCTGTTTATTACTTGTCTTTATTgaacataataataaactgaatttgAAGATGCAACCTTTATCTGTAGAGGACTGCAACAGATAttcttcactattttctgacattttatggctAAAACAATTAACTGACGAATCAAGACAATAATCTGTAACCACTCctctaaaacatttttctcatctttctttcataaaaaagtcacaatgaagATCGCAGCCTTCAATGCCAAGAACCTGGGAATAAAAAAGGTCACAGACAAGAATGTCGTCAACTACCTCACCAAGGTAACTCTAACTTTATACTCACTTTATTTACAATACATATGTCCTCTGTGAGATGTCTCCGCTTTAAATGACTCTCCTGGAGCTAAATTTTATGTGCAAGTTTTCTAAATGTCCATCTAATTTGCTGCCTTTACAAACACTGTATATTCTCAAACATGTTGTTCCAGATCATGTCTCAGTACAGTGTGGTGATGATACTGGAGGTGATGGATAAGAGCGGTGAAGCCATGAAGACGTTACTTCAAGAACTCAACAACACCAGGTGGGTTTTAAAGACACATTTGACTTTCATACAAACTAGAACTCATTTTCTAGTTTCcacagtatatattttttaacagcATCTGAATGTGAaaggtattcagttggttgcaatctgcagcctcaccactagatggcactaaatacTACACACTGGTCTTTTTAGttgccaaaataaaaataaatcaaacaattaaataaattgaATAGATTTGGTTATTTGCATTTCCTTTATATATAAGCGTTTAAATTCTCATaattaaatgcaaaatgttcttaaatAACAATTACCTTATTGACCCGAATCTAAGACAACTGTGATTATTGGGAAAGTTTCTCAAAGATATTCTTAATCCAAGAAGAAGAGAGTCCTCATCCTGGAAGTcttaaacatgaaacatttccTTTAAAGCAGAATGTAAACCACATATTTGTGCATCATTACTTTCCTCTATGGCAGGAAAGACATGTTACAAGAACCTAAATGCACTATTAACACAACGGAAGAAACTTCCTTTCTGATGATGGTTTGTTTACGTGGCCTCCAGAGCCCGAGGCTTCCtaaagctgaccaatcagaatgAATGGGCTCATTAAGAGGCagcagaggctgaactgaagtgCAGTGTGAAGGGCCGGTATAAGATACATaaggagtgttttttttttaactgtaaatcatgcaaagatatccCAGTAGAGCCCCGAAtttaaatatagagctggaaatgtgcaGCATATGTCTCCTTTATCACAACCCACAATGCATCACTCTCTGTAGCAGCTCGTGTTACAGCAGTACTCTCTTTCAAAAATAATTGTTGTTAAAATTTAGTAGTCTTGTCCACAAATATGAGACGACCCCCACTTTTCAAAAGCAACCCCCCACCTCCAAAATGAATCGTCTTATATTTGGGTTAATACAGTATTTAGTTAGTTATCGTTGTCTTTTACCTGAATAATTGGATAGAAAATGTATTCCTGGTCTCCTTtaatgttgtttctgtttcctgctacagtggcaaaaagaaaaagagtctTTACTCCATGACCACCAGCTCCCAGCTGGGACGAGACACCTACAAGGAGAAGTTTGTATGTTTCTACAGGTGGGACAGACAGTAGCTTACTTAGAAATTAAAACTCATTATTGTATGATAGTCATGATAACTAAGTGTTGTTTATCAAACATGtttctgtatgtatatatttcaCAGTTTCTGGTACAAACACATCAATATCTTattacatctgtgtgtgtttatatttgtgtctCAGAGAGGATGAGGCGACACTGACGGCTTCTTACCAGTATGAAGACAATCAAGCTGGAGATGAAGATGCCTTTGCCAGGGAGCCGTTTATCCTGCGCTTCAGCTGCccaactacaggtactcatgTGTTTCTAAGTGTTTATTTAAACCtactgttgtcttcctgtccaccgtgcaacttttgtccttGCAGGTCAAATATGGCCTGGTTTGGtttaactgtttataaagcataacttcttcaacttcaacttcaactttatttatatagcactttaaaacaaccacaaaacaatttaaaacagattaaaaacaataaaacaataactaaaaaaaacaaacaaaccataaaacactaaaacaggagcagagtctcatgcacggttgtaaagccaaggaataaaaatgggttttaagacgtgttttaaaaatggacagtgaggaggcgtgtctaatatttaaaggaagctcgttccatagtttaggagcagcaacagaaaatgctctatcccctctgagcttccactttgacctcggtacctccaggagcagcagatcagctgacctgaggcaccgagcaggagcgtggggctgaaggagctcagagaggtagagcggggccagTATGAATTATCAGCCATTTCTGTGTTTGATCTTTTTAGCCAATTTCATTCCAATTTGTTAAAACAGGATTTACACAAATTATGGTTTACAGGCCTCATTTGAATAAAACCATATCTAATTTTTGAGTTAATACCTGTCGTCTTCCCAGGTAAaaattgacccgaggacaacaggagggttatttTGGTTGTTGGGGTGTATCTGTATACTGTACCTATGTATTGTTCCAGTTGTGAAAGACCTGGTGCTGATCCCAGTCCACACCAAACCAGATGACTCTCTAAAGGAGATCGATGAGCTGCATGATGTGGTCAACGCCATCAGGAAGAAGTGGACGACAGATGTACGTTTGATAGTTTTGTAGCCTGAAACTGAAGAAATGCTTTTCCGACTGGAGGAGGATAATGGAATAAATAAGGGAATTATCATGTACTCTATGATTCCCatcagtaatacacacactactacaaaAGTCCTGAAAgtgttatttaaatatatttactttgttCATGGGATGTAAGCTGactttaatcatttatagagCAATTTCATTTTTAGATCATTTAGACCACTTTATAATTGAAGTCCCCAAACAGATAGACCTTCATTCTTCAATGTCATATCTGCTAATTACATgagttttttcatttattttgcagAACATTATGATTCTTGGGGACTTTAATGCAGATGGACGCTACCTCTCCAAGAAGAAGATGAAACAGATCCGCATCCGCGCCGCTCCCTATCATTGGCTGATAGACGATGATGTCGACACCACGAGCAGTAACTATAACGACCACACCTACGACAGGTAAAACACATGTTTTAGCACTATCATCTGAAGtagatgtttgtgttgtttaagAACTTCTTTAAAGGTTGTGATGTATTTTCTGCCGACAGGATCGTGGTGTATGGACAGACCATGCTGGACGCCATCGTTCCCGGTTCAGCAAAGTCTTTCAACTACCAGGAAGAGTTCAACCTGACTGATGAAGAAGTAAGACATGTTTCTACTAATGAGTACAACTTTAAACCTCTCTGGTCTTAGAAATAGAAATTATtaacaaataaatgcattttaaagaaCTCTGGTGTAATTATTCAAATTAagacttaattttcttttttaaggcTCTCAGTATCAGTGACCACTATCCTGTGGAAGTGGAGCTGAAGACGGATCAGAAACAAAAAGTACCGGCACAGAAGAAGGTCCCTGTGCCCCGAACAATAAAGCCAATGCTCGCCAAACCACCAACTCCGAAGAAAGGTATCTAATGTTTTACTGATATCAGTGACACATACAATATACACTCACCAGCCACCTCATTAGGTACACCTCTGCAACCTAATGCAATCTTGAAAGGTGTTCCTGATACTCCACCATCACCcgctatgacctcaataataaacaattatctcctttctgacaatgttaacaagaactgaaaatgtataaacttcataaatgtaggaTTTAAAGCAGAGCCTTTGTATTAACTTGAATTAGATTACACAGCTGTTCCTAATAAAGAGGTCAGTGAGTGTATCTTGGACAGCGGAGGAGCTATTGATCAAACTGTATTAAATCATCATAAACTGACTGAACTAACATAACTCACCGGGAGAGAAGCAAGATGGCCGCCAATTAATTCTCATACACATGTTGTGGTGTTTATTTCTGGGTGTGAAGTGTAAGtgtcagttttgttttatttttgtttctaacagcaccacagaagaagaaggggggtAAGACGGCCAAAAGGAAGCCCAAACAGTCAGGAAACCCACCGGCCAAGAGACAACGCCTCAACAAATGTTAGACAGATGTTTAAGATCTTGCATCAATTaataatgttaaattattattatttttagctaGCACTGCTTAAAAATGATTTGCTTCTCAAAGCTGAaatgtctgcctctctctgcctgacCGTTGAACTACAACAAAGATGGCTTGAATGTTGTGGAACGTGTATCTATTATCACTTTTAACCAGGTCAGTACTTCTTctttgtgcagaatgatgtatgtataGCGTTAATCTGAAAGAGATTACTcttttgaataaaacatgtatttactgtactgtaacatttaatggtttataacacattataatgtTGTTACCACTTATTAAGTCTAAAATTACAACCACTGAAGTCCTATATTGCATTTGTGCTTAATGccatcttatttttttattaatgttatcaagtgggttttattttccattgGATTACATTGGTGGtgcttttatgttctttttatgtCTCATGATGCATTTCCTTTGTAAGGCACTTTGAGCTGGATGGAAattgctatacaaataaagctaCAGGTATTATCTGCAAAAAGAAATCTCAAAATTGTTCTTAAGTACAGTATCTGAGTAAATTTAACTTCCCACCACTGCTCCACAGTATCCATAGTGTTTTTGCCAGGTCTCTAATGaaattgcaaatattttattggGGACATTAAAGATTAGAAGGTGACTTTTTCGTCCAGTAGCACCTTGCAACTGACTTATTTCACCCACATTTTCCCTGAACATCTGACACACTGGATATTTGACACCACAgcgcctctcctcctcctctgactcgCCCCCTCAGGAGGTTTAAAACCCACCTGACACACCTCACTGCGGTCGGACACGCACCTGCTCACTTTGCTTCTCTGTCGTTGActctcagctcagctcagcctGCTTTTCATAATCTGCTTTTAAACTGCTTTTTAATTTCTGTTGTTTCACTAATCTCTCCTTCTTCTACCCATATCTCAGTCTTTCCACTACCTTTTTTTCTATCTTCTAcattcccttcttctctctccaccaTGAGTCTGAGTCGTACCAAGCGAATCAGCTCCAGTAACTCTGTCCGGAGCAGCAGTGGGTCGAGGAGGCTGAGTGGTTTTGGTCCAGTTCATGGGGGTTTCAGTGGCATCTCCCTGAGCAGCAGCTCTCTGTATGCGGGCACCAACGGGCATCACCACGGCCTCGGGGCCCCACTGGCGTCCCTGTCTGTTAACAAGAGCCTGCTGGCCCCCCTCAACCTGGAGATCGACCCCAGCCTGTCCATGAGCCGAGCCCACGAGAAGGAGCAGATCAAGAGCCTCAACAACCGCTTTGCAACCTTCATAGATAAGGTAAAGAGACCagagatgaagaaaaataaaatatctgcagctattttgataatttgatgaaaatgaatcaattcatttttcacattatcTTGTTACGGACTATAACGtgtggatttgctgcttttctctgtttaatgtCATTGATTACCTTCAGGTGTTGGTCAGACCAAAGAGGCGATTTAAAGATGTCACCTTTGTCTTTAGGAAATGGTCATTGCATAAAGTTGCATTCATTTTGATGTGGTTCATAAAATGTGTTCAACCTCAAAACAAATACATGCTTtgcaaaaaactaaacatcttCAAGTTTAAACACCATGTGCCGAAAACATAGTAAAAACATTTGCACTACTAATCATCCAATACATGATTAGTCAAGCAACATACCTTTGTTTTTGGTAAGTTTAACATGTTACAACATTGCTGTTACGCTGTGTGTGGGTAATTTGGTAACTGACAACATTGTCCTTTCACTGTGGGAGCCATTACACCACATTAGACATAGACATTAAACCAGGGTTTCTTTAGCTTACCATAATGTTACCTTTACATCTTGGTTTGGTAATTCTGTGACTTTAAGTCCTCTATCAAAGACATCCAACATGATGCCAATTGAAACTGCAGTGATAATGATTGTTTAAACCCAGCTAAAAGACTGCAATTGCAAAAGCAGTCTGTGCATTAATGACTGGttgtaaataaaacatcatttccAATATTGCTGTTACATTAGCAAAAGCAAACTTGTCTTAACTAAACTGAAGAACCCAAGCTAATCTTAATGAACCTGCAAAATCTCACAATAATATCACAATTGTTCACATATACTGACCCTGTTAACTTTAcattgtgtttatatatttaaaacacatgTTGAAGGTGTGGGGCAGATGTCTAGCTAATAGCAAAATACTAGCTGTTAATAATGGTTGTGTTGAGGTTCCTGAAGAACACAGGCGGTACACATTTCCCACAGAAGGAGTGACCGACTCTGTGATAATGTCGGACATTGATACCCTACTTAGGGAACATCTCCGCTTTCTCACGGAGTAGGTAACACACTCTCACAATAGAGGCATTGTTGGCTTCTCACATCAGCAGAGATACTCTTGAGGCACAGAGAGATGGAGGTTCATTTGTCCAAATGTAGAAAATGAACCTCTTTTTAAGCTTTCTGGGTGCTGATTTAAATCAAATGCATCACAAAGAAGTCAAACACATACTGATAGTATCTGCAGTATATTTATGACATGATTCTCTCTTGTCATGCAAGATTACACCACTTTGTTAGTGTCAAGGGCAAATTGCAGAAGAGAATTGCACATATTTCAACTTTATATTTCACTTCCTTCCATTTATACTGCCTTGAGCAGCTAGAAATCATTCAGTTACAGTCAAAGTACAGAAATGGGGTTACTTTGTGATTTGGCACCCAAAGATTGGTCATAAAAGGACTGTTTGATCTGGATTTTATTCATCAAAAATACTCTCAAGGGTGTCATTACCTGCTTCTGATTTTCAAAGTGTTGAAATATCTTGCAGGGCTGTAAGTAAAGCAACAAAATAAGACAGTATTTCATTCAAAAAAATTGGTAGTTTTGCTGAAAAATGTTCCCACAAAATCAACTAAATATTGTGAAACTGCCATACAACATTTGAAAGCccatctgttttttaaaagagatGGTTGATGTGACTTTCCAGCTAATAGGTAACTCACAAAAGAGTCCTTGTTTGCTCTTGTTGGGGTCACAAGAGCTCTTAGTTGCAGGAAGAGCTCGTTAAATCTAGGAGAGGTTTGCTTGTTCAGTAATATCTCTTTGGTCCAAGGATTGGTGAAATGTAAGAAAggagtttgtttttcattcatacaCACTCTCAGATTTTCCCATTTGGTCAATTTGTTTCATCTTTAGACAACTGGGGAGTAAGACCACCTCTCCTACTCTGCAGCCATGCATAACGACATGATAAAACCAATAAAAGCCAGAGTCAAGTCAACTGATTAATAATCTGACCCTGGATTTAACAGTGTAATCCAACCCCACCTGACCCCAAAAGCACTGAAACATTAACGAGCTTGAGCCCTCATGCAGAGAAGTAATTAGTCCAAtgcaacagacagacaaagttttATTTCTTGTAGGCTGTTTTAGGAGGTCAATGACCCAAGATCACTGGGTATGTAATGGCATTTACTGATATTGGCTGTTGCAGAAGACAATCACACTTAGACCTGAACTGCTGATAAAACAAGAGacttaaaacctttaaaaaagaGCCAAAAAGTCACTGAATGCATCTGGGATTTAAACAGCCATTTAAACCCTGAATCCTGGTTTTGGGACACTGGATATTTAAGCTATCTGCCCCATTTCCGTCCCATTGAGTGGTGTTGAAACCTGATAAATCAGGTCAGACATGGTGTGGTTGTGTCTCCGAGGGAGATTATTCTGCTCCGAACTGAACACGGGCTTTGTGTTGGGAGGTATAATGAGAGGTGGATATACCCGGCCGCCGGCAGGAAACATGAGCTGTGCGGATCCGGACCTGGAGTCCAGTCAGGTGTTGATGTTGAGCTGCTTATCTGCTGGAATGATGCCATTTCTtccctttgttttattcaagcAATACAGCAGTGACTGACAAGACAAAAGGCCAAATGTGCAATGTTGTCACGTCAGCACAACACATCCTTTCACTCCAAGCACTGCGTTCCATTTACCACAAAAGTTGGAAGTCGCAGCTGGGAATAATGTCACATCCAAGTTTGAATCATTCCAGTTaaagaagtcagaaaaccaacTCTAGCCAGGTTAGCTAAAACTAGAACCAAAAACGCCTTTCGCTGTATTTTGCGCATATAAACACTGTAGCAACACATCCACAGATAGAATTTGGACATTGCGgtacgactgatttaatgagacacaaataagacagaactgctaataaacaggatattactacaactttcaaACTGTTGATGCACAGGGCTATTATCTTAGATTTTGATGTCGAAGCTGGTGAGGTTCATTTGACCTTTCAAATCAGAAATACGAGTTAAGGGGGTGTTCAAGTTGAAATTTTCGACTTCCGAGTACAAATGGAACTCTTGTCAATGACAGAAAATGGCAGATTTTGGTTGATGAatactgttttatgttttatttgatgagTTAATAATACAGGATCATAGCATCAGAATCAGAGACAGCTTTATTACCAACTAAGTTTGACATTTGCCTCAATTTTCTAACATGCCAGCCATAAGAAAAGTAGTGGTGAGGAAAGTCAAACATTTGGTAGGGCTCCAAGAGATTTCTTTAGAAATTATTGAAGTTAAACAGCTGTAAATATTGAGCTAACATTcaaccttttttcattttttcttgttAAATACCCTATATAAATGCTGCTTGTAATGTGTTTCACGACCTCTCTGGATTCCAGAGATCAAATTATGCTAAGTTAAGTTTCAACAAGCTAAGAACGGTCATTTGATCAGACACCAtctttaacaaacaaacaaacattaaacacaaatcAGATGTATA contains:
- the LOC128355618 gene encoding deoxyribonuclease-1-like, coding for MKIAAFNAKNLGIKKVTDKNVVNYLTKIMSQYSVVMILEVMDKSGEAMKTLLQELNNTSGKKKKSLYSMTTSSQLGRDTYKEKFVCFYREDEATLTASYQYEDNQAGDEDAFAREPFILRFSCPTTVVKDLVLIPVHTKPDDSLKEIDELHDVVNAIRKKWTTDNIMILGDFNADGRYLSKKKMKQIRIRAAPYHWLIDDDVDTTSSNYNDHTYDRIVVYGQTMLDAIVPGSAKSFNYQEEFNLTDEEALSISDHYPVEVELKTDQKQKVPAQKKVPVPRTIKPMLAKPPTPKKAPQKKKGGKTAKRKPKQSGNPPAKRQRLNKC